In one window of Pseudodesulfovibrio sediminis DNA:
- a CDS encoding nicotinamide mononucleotide transporter encodes MELFLQIWGGISYLLNKVCFSQAERSTTSRGNRHWRLWSWGVYLIGLPAWVTVFVTEHNWIAAAVESGGAPAMIIGLIIALRGHGHEPKWLDHLARFSVVIGLGLSFFEFGGISTFKQVLELCIAAGFLLGTYLMAKDNIQGYFWLMLGNVSCSTLMGIQQYYILMVQQLVSLVFVVDAYRTRRKTMHESE; translated from the coding sequence ATGGAATTATTCCTCCAGATATGGGGTGGCATATCCTATCTCCTTAACAAGGTGTGCTTTTCTCAGGCCGAGCGCAGCACGACTTCCCGGGGAAATCGTCACTGGCGTCTATGGTCGTGGGGTGTTTATCTGATCGGGCTTCCTGCCTGGGTCACCGTCTTTGTTACCGAACACAACTGGATTGCCGCGGCAGTGGAGTCAGGCGGCGCTCCGGCCATGATCATCGGTTTGATCATCGCCTTGCGTGGACATGGGCATGAGCCCAAGTGGCTTGATCATCTCGCCCGCTTTTCTGTCGTTATCGGATTAGGGCTGAGCTTTTTTGAATTCGGGGGCATCAGTACGTTCAAGCAAGTCCTTGAACTGTGCATCGCGGCCGGATTCCTGCTGGGCACCTACCTCATGGCAAAGGACAATATCCAGGGATATTTCTGGCTGATGCTGGGGAATGTCAGCTGTTCGACCCTGATGGGAATCCAGCAGTATTACATTCTCATGGTGCAGCAGCTCGTGTCGCTTGTGTTTGTTGTGGACGCGTATAGAACCCGTCGCAAGACAATGCACGAATCCGAATAA